One segment of Clarias gariepinus isolate MV-2021 ecotype Netherlands chromosome 6, CGAR_prim_01v2, whole genome shotgun sequence DNA contains the following:
- the LOC128526239 gene encoding zinc finger protein 501-like isoform X2, producing the protein MLNKHEASLMMNSDEIKCENVEPTESSSNHHLSSGTPDRVKSEEIKLEILDPTERSSSHHSLSGPFHTNTSETETGEKLYQCSNCGKGFNQEKSLRVHQCIHTGEKPYYCQECGKTFNVLSSFQQHQRIHTGEKPYQCSECGKSFTVNSNLLSHQRIHTGEKPYQCLDCGKCFTRSGSLQKHQRIHSGERPYKCSQCFKSFTESHDLIKHQRIHTGEKPYQCLDCGMHFTQSGTLLQHQRIHTGEKPYQCLDCGMRFNRKGTLQHHQSTHTGEKPFQCLDCGKRFTRSATLQKHQRIHTGEKPHQCSQCCKSFTESHDLIKHQRIHTGEKPYRCLDCGMRFSRSSSLQNHQRIHTGEKPYACLDCGKCFSRSSTLQHHQRIHTGEKPYYCLDCGKCFSRSSTLQHHQRNHTGEKPHQCSECGKRFAESRDLTKHQRIHTGEKPYHCLQCGKSFTEIGNLQQHQRIHTREKPICSECGKSFKTQQAFQQHQLSHTVKDVDLQQFPSEKGYREDF; encoded by the coding sequence GAACTCCAGATAGGGTGAAGTCAGAGGAGATTAAATTAGAAATTCTGGATCCCACGGAGCGCTCCAGTAGCCACCACAGTTTATCTGGTCCTTTCCACACGAACACCTCTGAGACTGAGACAGGAGAAAAGCTGTATCAGTGCTCAAACTGTGGGAAAGGTTTCAATCAAGAGAAGTCTCTCCGAGTGCACCAGTGCATTCACACTGGGGAGAAACCCTATTACTGTCAAGAGTGTGGAAAGACTTTTAATGTTCTGAGTTCCTTCCAacaacaccagcgcattcacactggggagaagccgtatcagtgctcagaGTGTGGCAAGAGTTTTACAGTGAATAGTAATCTCCTGAGCCACCAACGAatccacacaggagagaagccgtatcagtgcttaGACTGTGGAAAGTGTTTTACCCGAAGTGGTTCTCTTCAAAAACACCAGCGTATTCACAGTGGGGAGAGGCCGTATAAATGCTCACAGTGTTTCAAGAGTTTTACCGAGAGTCATGACCTCATAAAACACCAGCGtattcacacaggagaaaagCCGTATCAGTGTTTAGACTGTGGAATGCATTTTACCCAAAGTGGTACTCTCCTACAACACCAGcggattcacacaggagagaaaccgtATCAGTGCTTAGATTGTGGGATGCGGTTTAACCGAAAAGGTACCCTCCAACACCACCAGAGCactcacacaggagagaaaccaTTTCAGTGCTTAGATTGCGGAAAGCGTTTTACCCGAAGTGCTACTCTCCAaaaacaccagcgcattcacacaggagagaagccccatcagtgctcacagtgttgCAAGAGTTTTACAGAGAGTCATGATCTTATAAAACACCAGCGTATTCACACAGGGGAGAAGCCGTATAGATGTTTGGATTGTGGAATGCGTTTTAGCCGAAGCAGTAGTCTTCAAAATCATCAGCGCATtcatacaggagagaagccttATGCATGCTTAGATTGTGGAAAGTGTTTTAGCCGAAGCAGTACACTCCAACATCACCAGcggattcacacaggagagaagccatatTATTGCTTAGACTGTGGAAAGTGTTTTAGCCGAAGCAGTACTCTCCAACATCACCAGCGCaatcacacaggagagaagccgcaTCAGTGCTCGGAGTGCGGGAAAAGATTTGCAGAGAGTCGCGATCTCACaaaacaccagcgcattcacacaggagagaagccgtaccaTTGcttacagtgtgggaagagttttactgaGATTGGTAATCTCCAgcaacaccagcgcattcacactagAGAGAAACCAATCTGCTCAGAGTGTGGGAAAAGTTTTAAGACACAACAAGCTTTTCAGCAGCACCAACTCAGTCACACAGTAAAGGATGTCGACTTGCAACAGTTCCCCTCAGAAAAGGGGTACAGGGAAGATTTTtaa
- the LOC128526239 gene encoding zinc finger protein 501-like isoform X3 yields MNSHGIKCESLEPTEIFGTHQISSGTPDRVKSEEIKLEILDPTERSSSHHSLSGPFHTNTSETETGEKLYQCSNCGKGFNQEKSLRVHQCIHTGEKPYYCQECGKTFNVLSSFQQHQRIHTGEKPYQCSECGKSFTVNSNLLSHQRIHTGEKPYQCLDCGKCFTRSGSLQKHQRIHSGERPYKCSQCFKSFTESHDLIKHQRIHTGEKPYQCLDCGMHFTQSGTLLQHQRIHTGEKPYQCLDCGMRFNRKGTLQHHQSTHTGEKPFQCLDCGKRFTRSATLQKHQRIHTGEKPHQCSQCCKSFTESHDLIKHQRIHTGEKPYRCLDCGMRFSRSSSLQNHQRIHTGEKPYACLDCGKCFSRSSTLQHHQRIHTGEKPYYCLDCGKCFSRSSTLQHHQRNHTGEKPHQCSECGKRFAESRDLTKHQRIHTGEKPYHCLQCGKSFTEIGNLQQHQRIHTREKPICSECGKSFKTQQAFQQHQLSHTVKDVDLQQFPSEKGYREDF; encoded by the coding sequence GAACTCCAGATAGGGTGAAGTCAGAGGAGATTAAATTAGAAATTCTGGATCCCACGGAGCGCTCCAGTAGCCACCACAGTTTATCTGGTCCTTTCCACACGAACACCTCTGAGACTGAGACAGGAGAAAAGCTGTATCAGTGCTCAAACTGTGGGAAAGGTTTCAATCAAGAGAAGTCTCTCCGAGTGCACCAGTGCATTCACACTGGGGAGAAACCCTATTACTGTCAAGAGTGTGGAAAGACTTTTAATGTTCTGAGTTCCTTCCAacaacaccagcgcattcacactggggagaagccgtatcagtgctcagaGTGTGGCAAGAGTTTTACAGTGAATAGTAATCTCCTGAGCCACCAACGAatccacacaggagagaagccgtatcagtgcttaGACTGTGGAAAGTGTTTTACCCGAAGTGGTTCTCTTCAAAAACACCAGCGTATTCACAGTGGGGAGAGGCCGTATAAATGCTCACAGTGTTTCAAGAGTTTTACCGAGAGTCATGACCTCATAAAACACCAGCGtattcacacaggagaaaagCCGTATCAGTGTTTAGACTGTGGAATGCATTTTACCCAAAGTGGTACTCTCCTACAACACCAGcggattcacacaggagagaaaccgtATCAGTGCTTAGATTGTGGGATGCGGTTTAACCGAAAAGGTACCCTCCAACACCACCAGAGCactcacacaggagagaaaccaTTTCAGTGCTTAGATTGCGGAAAGCGTTTTACCCGAAGTGCTACTCTCCAaaaacaccagcgcattcacacaggagagaagccccatcagtgctcacagtgttgCAAGAGTTTTACAGAGAGTCATGATCTTATAAAACACCAGCGTATTCACACAGGGGAGAAGCCGTATAGATGTTTGGATTGTGGAATGCGTTTTAGCCGAAGCAGTAGTCTTCAAAATCATCAGCGCATtcatacaggagagaagccttATGCATGCTTAGATTGTGGAAAGTGTTTTAGCCGAAGCAGTACACTCCAACATCACCAGcggattcacacaggagagaagccatatTATTGCTTAGACTGTGGAAAGTGTTTTAGCCGAAGCAGTACTCTCCAACATCACCAGCGCaatcacacaggagagaagccgcaTCAGTGCTCGGAGTGCGGGAAAAGATTTGCAGAGAGTCGCGATCTCACaaaacaccagcgcattcacacaggagagaagccgtaccaTTGcttacagtgtgggaagagttttactgaGATTGGTAATCTCCAgcaacaccagcgcattcacactagAGAGAAACCAATCTGCTCAGAGTGTGGGAAAAGTTTTAAGACACAACAAGCTTTTCAGCAGCACCAACTCAGTCACACAGTAAAGGATGTCGACTTGCAACAGTTCCCCTCAGAAAAGGGGTACAGGGAAGATTTTtaa
- the LOC128526239 gene encoding zinc finger protein 501-like isoform X1 has protein sequence MNSHGIKCESLEPTEIFGTHQISSEASLMMNSDEIKCENVEPTESSSNHHLSSGTPDRVKSEEIKLEILDPTERSSSHHSLSGPFHTNTSETETGEKLYQCSNCGKGFNQEKSLRVHQCIHTGEKPYYCQECGKTFNVLSSFQQHQRIHTGEKPYQCSECGKSFTVNSNLLSHQRIHTGEKPYQCLDCGKCFTRSGSLQKHQRIHSGERPYKCSQCFKSFTESHDLIKHQRIHTGEKPYQCLDCGMHFTQSGTLLQHQRIHTGEKPYQCLDCGMRFNRKGTLQHHQSTHTGEKPFQCLDCGKRFTRSATLQKHQRIHTGEKPHQCSQCCKSFTESHDLIKHQRIHTGEKPYRCLDCGMRFSRSSSLQNHQRIHTGEKPYACLDCGKCFSRSSTLQHHQRIHTGEKPYYCLDCGKCFSRSSTLQHHQRNHTGEKPHQCSECGKRFAESRDLTKHQRIHTGEKPYHCLQCGKSFTEIGNLQQHQRIHTREKPICSECGKSFKTQQAFQQHQLSHTVKDVDLQQFPSEKGYREDF, from the coding sequence GAACTCCAGATAGGGTGAAGTCAGAGGAGATTAAATTAGAAATTCTGGATCCCACGGAGCGCTCCAGTAGCCACCACAGTTTATCTGGTCCTTTCCACACGAACACCTCTGAGACTGAGACAGGAGAAAAGCTGTATCAGTGCTCAAACTGTGGGAAAGGTTTCAATCAAGAGAAGTCTCTCCGAGTGCACCAGTGCATTCACACTGGGGAGAAACCCTATTACTGTCAAGAGTGTGGAAAGACTTTTAATGTTCTGAGTTCCTTCCAacaacaccagcgcattcacactggggagaagccgtatcagtgctcagaGTGTGGCAAGAGTTTTACAGTGAATAGTAATCTCCTGAGCCACCAACGAatccacacaggagagaagccgtatcagtgcttaGACTGTGGAAAGTGTTTTACCCGAAGTGGTTCTCTTCAAAAACACCAGCGTATTCACAGTGGGGAGAGGCCGTATAAATGCTCACAGTGTTTCAAGAGTTTTACCGAGAGTCATGACCTCATAAAACACCAGCGtattcacacaggagaaaagCCGTATCAGTGTTTAGACTGTGGAATGCATTTTACCCAAAGTGGTACTCTCCTACAACACCAGcggattcacacaggagagaaaccgtATCAGTGCTTAGATTGTGGGATGCGGTTTAACCGAAAAGGTACCCTCCAACACCACCAGAGCactcacacaggagagaaaccaTTTCAGTGCTTAGATTGCGGAAAGCGTTTTACCCGAAGTGCTACTCTCCAaaaacaccagcgcattcacacaggagagaagccccatcagtgctcacagtgttgCAAGAGTTTTACAGAGAGTCATGATCTTATAAAACACCAGCGTATTCACACAGGGGAGAAGCCGTATAGATGTTTGGATTGTGGAATGCGTTTTAGCCGAAGCAGTAGTCTTCAAAATCATCAGCGCATtcatacaggagagaagccttATGCATGCTTAGATTGTGGAAAGTGTTTTAGCCGAAGCAGTACACTCCAACATCACCAGcggattcacacaggagagaagccatatTATTGCTTAGACTGTGGAAAGTGTTTTAGCCGAAGCAGTACTCTCCAACATCACCAGCGCaatcacacaggagagaagccgcaTCAGTGCTCGGAGTGCGGGAAAAGATTTGCAGAGAGTCGCGATCTCACaaaacaccagcgcattcacacaggagagaagccgtaccaTTGcttacagtgtgggaagagttttactgaGATTGGTAATCTCCAgcaacaccagcgcattcacactagAGAGAAACCAATCTGCTCAGAGTGTGGGAAAAGTTTTAAGACACAACAAGCTTTTCAGCAGCACCAACTCAGTCACACAGTAAAGGATGTCGACTTGCAACAGTTCCCCTCAGAAAAGGGGTACAGGGAAGATTTTtaa